In Panicum virgatum strain AP13 chromosome 4N, P.virgatum_v5, whole genome shotgun sequence, a single window of DNA contains:
- the LOC120670773 gene encoding berberine bridge enzyme-like Cyn d 4 codes for MQPTMATSSPRASALALLLCALSASSFHVAISGPPSPAPGKDDFLSCLTKAVPPRLLFAKSSPAYGSVWSSTVRNIKFLSDKTVKPLYIVTPTEPCHIQATVSCGRRHGMRLRVRSGGHDYEGLSYRSDKAEPFAVVDLSKMRQVRIDGKQATAWVDSGAQLGEIYYAVAKETPKLGFPAGVCATIGVGGHFSGGGFGMMLRKYGTAADLVIDAKVVDSEGRLLDRKSMGEDLFWAIRGGGGASFGIVVSWQVKLVPVPPTVTVFQIHKGVKDGAVDLVAKWQQVAPSLPEDLMIRILAMGQDALFEALFLGTCKDLVPLMGARFPELGMKPADCNEMSWIQSVPYIPLGKTGTVKDLLNRTSNIRAFGKYKSDYVRDPIPRAVWEKIFGWLVKPGAGVMIMDPYGGRMGSIADDATPFPHRQGMLFNIQYVNYWFGEGAGALPNQWSRDMYAFMEPYVTKNPRQAYVNYRDMDLGVNQVVGDVSTYESGKVWGEKYFKGNFERLARTKAKVDPQDYFRNEQSIPPLLK; via the coding sequence ATGCAACCAACAATGGCGACATCCTCACCAAGGGCCTCTGCCTTGGCGCTCCTCCTGTGCGCCTTGTCGGCCTCCTCCTTCCACGTCGCCATTTCcggcccgccgtcgccggcgcccggcAAGGATGACTTCCTCTCGTGCCTCACCAAGGCCGTCCCGCCCCGCCTCCTCTTCGCCAAGAGCTCGCCGGCGTACGGCTCCGTCTGGTCCTCCACCGTCCGGAACATCAAGTTCCTGTCGGACAAGACGGTGAAGCCCCTGTACATCGTGACCCCCACCGAGCCCTGCCACATCCAGGCCACCGTGTCGTGCGGGCGCCGGCACGGCATGCGGCTCCGCGTCCGGAGCGGCGGGCACGACTACGAGGGCCTGTCGTACCGGTCCGACAAGGCGGAGCCGTTCGCCGTGGTGGACCTGTCCAAGATGCGGCAGGTGCGCATCGACGGCAAGCAGGCGACGGCGTGGGTGGACTCCGGCGCGCAGCTCGGCGAGATCTACTACGCCGTGGCGAAGGAGACGCCCAAGCTGGGGTTCCCCGCGGGGGTGTGCGCCACCATCGGCGTCGGGGGCCACTTCAGCGGGGGCGGCTTCGGCATGATGCTGCGCAAGTACGGCACCGCCGCCGACCTGGTGATCGACGCCAAGGTGGTGGACTCCGAGGGCCGGCTGCTGGACCGCAAGTCCATGGGCGAGGACCTGTTCTGGGCcatccggggcggcggcggcgcgagcttcGGCATCGTGGTGTCGTGGCAGGTGAAGCTGGTGCCGGTGCCCCCCACGGTGACCGTGTTCCAGATCCACAAGGGCGTCAAGGACGGCGCCGTCGACCTGGTCGCCAAGTGGCAGCAGGTGGCGCCGTCCCTCCCCGAGGACCTGATGATCCGGATCCTGGCCATGGGGCAGGACGCGCTGTTCGAGGCCCTGTTCCTGGGCACCTGCAAGGACCTGGTGCCGCTGATGGGCGCCCGGTTCCCGGAGCTGGGCATGAAGCCGGCGGACTGCAACGAGATGTCGTGGATCCAGTCGGTGCCCTACATCCCGCTGGGGAAGACGGGCACCGTCAAGGACCTCCTCAACCGGACCTCCAACATCAGGGCCTTCGGCAAGTACAAGTCGGACTACGTGCGGGACCCCATCCCCAGGGCCGTGTGGGAGAAGATCTTCGGCTGGCTGGTGAAGCCCGGCGCCGGGGTGATGATCATGGACCCCTACGGCGGCAGGATGGGCTCCATCGCCGACGACGCCACGCCGTTCCCGCACCGGCAGGGGATGCTCTTCAACATCCAGTACGTCAACTACTGGTTCGGGGAGGGCGCCGGGGCGCTGCCCAACCAGTGGAGCAGGGACATGTACGCCTTCATGGAGCCGTACGTGACCAAGAACCCGAGGCAGGCGTACGTCAACTACAGGGACATGGACCTCGGCGTCAACCAGGTGGTCGGCGACGTCTCCACCTACGAGAGCGGCAAGGTCTGGGGGGAGAAGTACTTCAAGGGCAACTTCGAGAGGCTCGCCCGGACCAAGGCCAAGGTGGACCCGCAGGACTACTTCAGGAACGAGCAGAGCATCCCGCCATTGCTCAAGTGA